From the Agromyces laixinhei genome, the window GGTCGAAGGGCGAGGACGAGCTCATCCTCTTCCCCGCACGCGAAACGGGCAGCGGGCCGCACCGGCACGGCAAGGTCGGATGGCAGCATCTCGCCTTCCCCGTCGGCTCTCGCGAAGAGGTCGATCGTCTGCACGCGATCGCCGTCGACGCGGGTTGGACGTCTGTGCGCGACCCGAAGGTGTTCACTCGGTTCAGTGACCGCTACTACGCGTCGTTCGTCGAAGACGACAACGGCATCCGCTTCGAATTCATGTTCAACCCGCCGAAGGACGTTGCCGCAGACTGAGCTGTCGACGTCGCACACCTGCCGGCCGACCTACCAGACGGTGCCGCCTCCGACCGAGATGCCGCCCCACGTGAGCGCGATGAAGATCGCGGCGAACACGACGGGCGCGATGCCCTTGCCGCTGCGTGCGAGCCCCTTGAGGAGGGCGATCACAGCGAGGATCGCTGCGACGATCGAGAGGCCACCGCCGACGATCAGCCCGATGAACAGCGGGATGGGCATGAGCACGAGGCCGGCCAGCGCGAACCAGAACGCGGCCCAGGCAGTTGGATTTCGGCGATCAACGGAGGAGGACATGCTTCAGTATCTCGTGTCCGCACCTCACCGTCGGTGAGACCCGCACTGCTCGGCCACCTGCAAGCCGAGAGATCCCGCTCGTTCAGCGAAG encodes:
- a CDS encoding VOC family protein, producing the protein MRLLDHLGISVEDLPRSIAQFDPVMVALGCTRQDADNSVSWSKGEDELILFPARETGSGPHRHGKVGWQHLAFPVGSREEVDRLHAIAVDAGWTSVRDPKVFTRFSDRYYASFVEDDNGIRFEFMFNPPKDVAAD